Proteins found in one Eretmochelys imbricata isolate rEreImb1 chromosome 9, rEreImb1.hap1, whole genome shotgun sequence genomic segment:
- the PFN2 gene encoding profilin-2, producing MAGWQSYVDNLMCDGCCQEAAIVGYCDAKYVWAATAGGIFQNITPIEIDMIVGKDREGFFTNGLTLGAKKCSVIRDSLYVDSECTMDIRTKSYGGEPTYNVAVGRAGRVLVFVMGKEGVHGGGLNKKAYSMAKYLRDSGF from the exons ATGGCCGGCTGGCAGAGCTACGTGGACAACCTGATGTGCGATGGCTGCTGCCAGGAGGCCGCCATCGTCGGCTACTGCGACGCCAAGTACGTCTGGGCCGCCACGGCCGGGGGCATCTTCCAGAACATCACG CCCATAGAAATAGATATGATTGTAGGAAAAGACCGAGAGGGTTTCTTCACCAATGGTCTGACTCTTGGTGCAAAGAAGTGCTCTGTGATCAGAGATAGCCTGTATGTTGATAGTGAGTGCACAATGGACATCAGGACAAAGAGTTATGGTGGCGAGCCAACATACAATGTTGCTGTAGGCAGAGCTGGTCGAG tcTTGGTCTTTGTAATGGGCAAAGAAGGGGTCCATGGAGGCGGATTGAACAAGAAGGCATACTCAATGGCAAAATACTTGAGAGACTCTGGGTTCTAG